The following proteins are co-located in the Candidatus Competibacteraceae bacterium genome:
- a CDS encoding N-acetylmuramoyl-L-alanine amidase — translation MQSGHLPRRHDWQQKLELTLRIFKPVAVILLIYTCGLNAVCAQIKQNKTIVLDPGHTPRQPGALGVRGKYEVDYNDHFTAMLADALKSAGYSVIITRKPDQNIGFLDRVTMANDTNPLLFLSIHHDSAQPKYLEKITISPRRKGYKTVKPIVGYSIFTSKLNPASVKAYRFAEILGDHLLKLRRPPSLHHAEAIKGENRELLNKDLGIYRFDDLIVLKKATIPAVLLEIGVIVDAKDEAYISDYHNQDVLCKAIVAAIEAYRELK, via the coding sequence ATGCAAAGCGGGCACCTGCCGAGACGACATGATTGGCAGCAAAAACTGGAATTAACATTGCGGATTTTTAAACCAGTTGCAGTTATCCTGCTTATCTACACCTGCGGGTTAAATGCAGTCTGTGCGCAAATTAAGCAAAATAAAACTATTGTCCTTGACCCTGGACACACCCCCAGGCAACCTGGTGCCTTAGGGGTGCGCGGCAAATATGAAGTCGATTATAACGACCACTTTACAGCAATGCTGGCCGATGCGCTCAAATCCGCCGGTTATTCGGTCATTATTACCCGAAAGCCAGACCAAAATATCGGATTTCTTGACAGGGTTACCATGGCCAATGATACCAATCCATTGCTTTTCCTGTCTATTCACCACGACTCGGCACAACCCAAATATCTGGAAAAAATTACCATAAGCCCTAGGCGAAAAGGTTATAAAACCGTAAAACCCATCGTGGGCTATTCGATATTCACTTCGAAGCTGAATCCAGCCTCTGTCAAAGCTTATCGTTTTGCGGAAATATTGGGTGATCACTTGCTTAAACTAAGACGCCCACCGTCTTTACACCACGCCGAAGCAATCAAAGGCGAAAACCGAGAATTATTAAATAAAGATTTGGGCATTTATCGTTTCGACGACCTTATCGTCCTGAAAAAAGCCACTATCCCGGCGGTGCTATTGGAAATCGGCGTGATTGTGGACGCAAAAGATGAAGCCTACATCAGCGATTACCATAACCAGGATGTCTTATGCAAGGCCATCGTTGCGGCAATTGAAGCTTATAGGGAGTTGAAATAA
- a CDS encoding DUF2442 domain-containing protein, with protein sequence MNSLAHGTNTSAVEVTNISAHGLWILAHSKELFMSYEDFPWFKDQTVKSIVNVEEQSPGHFYWPDLDIDLTEQIIEHPERFPLSAKST encoded by the coding sequence ATGAACTCATTAGCGCATGGCACCAACACTTCGGCGGTTGAAGTAACAAATATCTCGGCGCATGGTCTATGGATACTTGCTCACAGCAAAGAACTATTTATGTCATACGAAGATTTTCCATGGTTTAAGGATCAGACCGTGAAATCAATCGTAAACGTCGAAGAACAATCTCCAGGGCATTTCTACTGGCCCGATCTTGACATTGATCTAACGGAGCAAATCATTGAGCATCCAGAGCGTTTCCCACTCTCGGCAAAAAGCACATAA
- a CDS encoding DUF4160 domain-containing protein has translation MSPTVFRESEYRFFFFSREEERLHVHVISGDGEAKFWLEPEIELAKNHRYSRKQLKQIESLIEVRYNELISAWHQHFGG, from the coding sequence ATGAGCCCTACCGTATTTAGAGAGAGCGAATACAGATTTTTCTTCTTCTCAAGGGAGGAGGAACGATTGCACGTTCATGTCATATCCGGCGACGGTGAGGCAAAGTTCTGGTTGGAACCGGAAATCGAATTAGCGAAAAATCATCGTTATTCTAGAAAGCAACTGAAACAGATTGAATCACTGATTGAGGTTCGTTACAATGAACTCATTAGCGCATGGCACCAACACTTCGGCGGTTGA